From the Candidatus Delongbacteria bacterium genome, the window AATATTGTTATTGTGAATTCTTGATCCTGTTAATCCCTCAGGAAAGTCATTAGAAAGGTCAAAAACCTCTTTTTTATTTTTTAAGTAGATGTTCTTTTCACTGAAATATGATTTGAATTCAACATCAACTGGAATAAAAAAGTTGAAATTAGATGGACTACTTATATAAGCAGAAGTAAGATTTGAAACTACAGATTTTCCTACTTTTCCTAGAGTAGTCATTACAACATTTTCACCAGACCTTTGGAAATTAATAATTGGAACCGCGTTTGGATCATTGATACTAGATAATGGTTTATTGAAAATGTATCTCTCTGTAACCAATTCAGAGTCACTAAGTTTCAATGGGTTGAAGATTACGGCTGAACCAACCTCTTCGATTTTTGACATAAATTTTTTTAGTTCGTTTTTTTTACTCACGAGAACTTTTACGATATCAGAACTCATACAATCCCTGTCTAATAATTTCTTATAACACTCTTTTAATATATTAATATTTCTAATAACAAACAAAGCATAAAATAAAAAAAAAGCTCTGTCTCCAGAGCTTCTATTATTTGTGAATAGTTTGATTTCTATCTGGACCGACAGAAATAATGTCAACTTTTACTTTTGTATTATCTTCAATGTATTTGATGTAATCACGAGTTTTAGCTGGCAAATCACTGTAAGTCTTAATGCTACTTATATCTTGCATCCAGCCTTCTAACTCAATATGAACTGGTTTACATCTTTCCAGAATATATGATTCGACAGGATATTCCTTCAATACTTCACCATTGTATTCATAGCCGATACATACTTTAATTTTTTCAAAACTGTCCAGAACATCAAGTTTGGTTAATGCAAAAGAAGTTAATCCATTTACTCTTGCCGCAAATTTTGCAACTAAAAGATCGAAAGAACCACATCTTCTCTTTCTACCAGTCGTAGCACCAAATTCGTGGCCTATTTTTCCTAATTTTTCGCCCTCTTCATCAAGCAATTCACTTACAAAAGGTCCATTACCTACACGAGTAGTGTAAGCTTTTAGAACACCTGTTACTTCGTCAATTTTCGTAGGACCAATACCTGTTCCAGTGCATACGCCACCTGAAGTAGTGTTTGATGAAGTTACGTAAGGATAAGTACCTAAATCAATATCTAGAAGAGTTCCCTGGGCACCTTCAAAAACGACATTTTTACCAGTATTTATAAAATCATCAATCAAAATTGATACATCTTTTACGTAATTTCTTATAACTTCAAATGACTTCATACAATCATCATATATTTCATCATAAGAAAATCTATTTGGAGTTCCATAAAGTTTTTCAAATTCAAAATTTTTTATCTCTATATTATTCGCTAATTTTTGAGAAAATACATCTTGATTTAAAACATCAAAAACTCTTATCCCT encodes:
- a CDS encoding adenylosuccinate synthase, translating into MSTKIIVGAQWGDEGKGKIVDLLSEKADLVVRAQGGANAGHTVIINGKSYILHMIPSGILHENTICAIGNGVVFDYKSFMSELEMLKSNGINPEGRLFISPFANVVMPYHPEYDRAREAQRKHKIGTTSKGIGPAYNDKITRTGIRVFDVLNQDVFSQKLANNIEIKNFEFEKLYGTPNRFSYDEIYDDCMKSFEVIRNYVKDVSILIDDFINTGKNVVFEGAQGTLLDIDLGTYPYVTSSNTTSGGVCTGTGIGPTKIDEVTGVLKAYTTRVGNGPFVSELLDEEGEKLGKIGHEFGATTGRKRRCGSFDLLVAKFAARVNGLTSFALTKLDVLDSFEKIKVCIGYEYNGEVLKEYPVESYILERCKPVHIELEGWMQDISSIKTYSDLPAKTRDYIKYIEDNTKVKVDIISVGPDRNQTIHK